The region TCTAAAGGTCGTCGATGCGGCCGGAGCGGTCGTTTCGGGGATTACCGTCAGCGCCGCTGTCAAGTAAGGAAGGCCATCCGTAGTGAATGACATGAGAATGCTTATATCCATCGATGATACCGACGACATCGAAAGCCCGGGAACAGGCGAGGTCGCGGATATTCTGGCCGCAGGCATTGAAGCGCGCGGCTGGGGCCGGTGTGGCCCGGTAACGCGGCATCAGCTTTTGCTTGCCCCTGAAATCCCCTATACGTCGCACAACAGCTCCATGTGTTTTACGGCTGATGTCTGCGAAGACATGCTGAGCGAGATTGCCGGGTTCTGCGGTTCGGAACTTGAGGCGCAGAGCGTGCCGGGGTCGGATCCGGGGTTATGCATTGTTCTGCCGGAACGCCTTCCGTACCCGGACCGGTTGATCGAATTCGGCCGGAAGGCAAAAGAGAGCGTCATCTCAAAAAATGAAGCATACGAACTCTCCGCTTTTCTTGGTGTGCACCTGTCCGAGCATGGCGGCACCGGGCAGGGAGTGATCGGCGCCCTGGCCGGTGCCGGCCTGCGGCTTTCCGGAAACGACGGCCGGTTCAAGGGCAAGTTTCGCATACCTTCGCGGCAGGGAGTGGCTTCCGTCAAGGACATCCGCACATCCGGGATCGACCTCGTGCAGGCGCTCGACGGGGAGCAACTGCATGACGACGAGACAGTGCTGGTCGGCGACTGGGTCAAACCGGTGCTCATGGCGGGAAAAACGGTTCTGCTCGCCGTCCCCCAGATACATGGCGGCAATGTCTGCTGGAAGGCGTGTGAAAGAAAGGTATTCAAAGATTATTAAACCATGAAGCAGTTACTGGACCAAAACGGCACCATCGTGTTCCGCGGGAATCTGGAGTCCGACGACGACCTGGCGGCGGCAGCGCACATCGCCATGGCCTGCCCCTCCTACAGGACCGACGAGGATGACGAGGACTATCTGGAAAGGGCGACGAGCTGTTTCAACTGCCGGTATCGCCGCTGGTTATCGAGCGGTTTCCTGTGCATGAAAGGCTTCCCGACCGCACCATCCATCCAGCCCACGGAGCGGAACTGATGGAAGCCTCGCGACAACTGCTGTGGAACATCGACGACCGGACCTTCATAAACATGGGGGGCATTCTCGTCCTTGCCTCGCTGCTGGTCGGGCTTGCAATGCGGCTTGTCTGCTGGTGCCGCGGCGGAGCGCTCCAAAATGCCGCCCGCAGCGGCAAGCCGCTATCTGCCACCATCCGCACGATCATGACCCTTAAGGGGATACACCTCGGCTCGTTCCCTCTCCTGATGCATCGGTGCATCCTCTACGGCTTCATGCTTCTTCTGGCCGGAACGCTTGCGGCCTCCCTTGAGCTGCATGGTGGCTTACGCTTCCTGCGCGGCACCACATACCTCCTTGTCAGCGTGACCCTGGACCTTGCCGGCGTGGCCTTCTTGGCCGGCATCCTGCTGGCCGCCTGCAAACGCTACATAATCAGGTCGGAGCGCCTCGAAAACCATGCCCTCGACGCCGCGATACTCGCCATGCTCGGACTGGGCGTGGTGAGCGGGTTTCTTGTGGAGGGGTTGCGGATAACGGCAACAGGCGACCCCTGGGCTCCGTGGTCTCCGGCAGGATACGCGGTTGCGGCGGGGCTGGGCACCACGATCTCGCCTGTGGAGGCCCGGGTTCTGCATAAAACGATCTGGTACCTGCACGCGGCGTTGTCGTTCCTGATGCTCGCCATGATCCCATGGACCAAGCTCAGCCACATGCTGGCGCTCCCCCTGAACATCCATTTTGCCCGTCCCCTGTCCCCCAGAAACACGCTGCTGGCGGTGCCGCAAACGCTCGTACGCGGGACGGCGGACCTGTCCGCCTCGCCGCTTGGGGCCTTGATCGAGATGGATGCCTGTACCCGGTGCGGCAGATGCAGAAAACAGTGCCCGATACATCTTGGCGGGATCCCCTTTTCTCCCGAGACGCTGCTGCAAGGCCTGGGCAGACTGTTCCATTCGGGAAGGTGGACAAAACCCCTGATCGGCGGGGTGATCGATACGGATGCCCTCTGGTCGTGTACGGCCTGCCGTTCCTGCGAGGAGCGCTGTCCCATGGCCGGAGAGCATGTTGAACGCTTCGTCGGGATACGGCGGAGCGAAATCGTGCATGACCGCATGCCGGCGCCCCTTGCCGAACGTTTCAAAAAACACGGCGCAATCCCCGTTGAGCCGCCACAGCTGCCCTCCGCAGGCGACGCCCCCGGCACCGTCTACGTCTGGCCCGGCTGCCGGAGCGCCGGCAAGGAGACAGATGCGGTTCTCGATGCCCTGCTGGCGATCATGAACAAGGCAGGCGTCCCGTTCCGGGTGCTCGCCCCGCCGGCGTGCTGCTCCGGCATGGACCGTATCCTCGGCAACGACGCCCTGTTCCATAGGGCGGCCAGGGCCAATATCGAGTACCTGCAACCGATCAAAGGGGCGACAATCGTTACCCCGTGCCCCCATTGCTACAACACGCTCAAAAACGAGTACCCCGCCCTTGACGGATGCTTCACCCTGCTGCATCATTCGCAATTTCTCAAGCAACTGGGCGAAAAAGGGCCGCGAGTAACGGCAAAGG is a window of Geobacter sp. FeAm09 DNA encoding:
- a CDS encoding heterodisulfide reductase-related iron-sulfur binding cluster, with amino-acid sequence MEASRQLLWNIDDRTFINMGGILVLASLLVGLAMRLVCWCRGGALQNAARSGKPLSATIRTIMTLKGIHLGSFPLLMHRCILYGFMLLLAGTLAASLELHGGLRFLRGTTYLLVSVTLDLAGVAFLAGILLAACKRYIIRSERLENHALDAAILAMLGLGVVSGFLVEGLRITATGDPWAPWSPAGYAVAAGLGTTISPVEARVLHKTIWYLHAALSFLMLAMIPWTKLSHMLALPLNIHFARPLSPRNTLLAVPQTLVRGTADLSASPLGALIEMDACTRCGRCRKQCPIHLGGIPFSPETLLQGLGRLFHSGRWTKPLIGGVIDTDALWSCTACRSCEERCPMAGEHVERFVGIRRSEIVHDRMPAPLAERFKKHGAIPVEPPQLPSAGDAPGTVYVWPGCRSAGKETDAVLDALLAIMNKAGVPFRVLAPPACCSGMDRILGNDALFHRAARANIEYLQPIKGATIVTPCPHCYNTLKNEYPALDGCFTLLHHSQFLKQLGEKGPRVTAKGTGITVTLHDPCFLGRYNSDYASSRELLCSLPGVSLIEMKHSRKKSFCCGSGGGSVVTASALANARQRVRQAASTGADLVVTSCPYCREILQRAVAESAAGDIRVADIAELYPQGEYV